From Salinirubellus salinus, the proteins below share one genomic window:
- a CDS encoding substrate-binding protein: MEDSRPTRRDVVKGSAAAGAVGLAGLAGCTQGGQNDGGGGDDGNGGGGDDDGNGGGGDDGGSTEYPSLGNFPVEGDTVTFGFNVPQSGSYSQEGEDELRGYDLAKQHLNNGGGWVDQWDDLSGDGVLGKTVESVNGDTATDPDTARQSASRMISRDDAIMITGGSSSGVAIAVQELCQEEKVQFQCCLTHSNDTTGSACVRYSFREMFNAYMTGQALAPVVRDAYGEDLNFYQLYADYTWGQTQQASMEQFFTDVAGWSQIDSVPTPLGTSDYSSYLSDVPDDADVLVLNHYGLDAANSLPQAIEAGLDERLEIIVPLYNRLMAQAASDSIEGIFGTADWNWKLDEEYTQSFVESFQEEYDQPPSYAARLAYTQTMQYAAAVERAGTFYPPEVIREMEDYEFDNAGLGGELMRGSDHQAFRDVLVVQGKAPGDRDSEFDLLNVVNQTPRDDLGYGPDEGPAAECELGEYGDE, translated from the coding sequence ATGGAAGACAGTCGACCTACACGGCGCGATGTGGTGAAGGGTTCGGCGGCCGCGGGGGCCGTCGGTCTCGCCGGACTGGCGGGATGTACCCAGGGCGGACAGAACGACGGCGGGGGCGGTGACGATGGCAACGGCGGTGGCGGCGACGACGACGGCAACGGCGGTGGCGGCGACGACGGGGGCTCGACCGAGTACCCGTCGCTCGGCAACTTCCCCGTCGAGGGAGACACGGTCACCTTCGGGTTCAACGTCCCGCAATCGGGGTCGTACTCCCAGGAGGGCGAGGACGAGCTTCGGGGCTACGACCTCGCGAAGCAGCACCTGAACAACGGTGGCGGCTGGGTCGACCAGTGGGACGACCTCTCGGGCGACGGCGTGCTCGGGAAGACCGTCGAGTCGGTGAACGGTGACACCGCGACGGACCCCGACACGGCTCGCCAGTCCGCCTCGCGGATGATCAGCCGTGACGACGCCATCATGATCACCGGAGGGTCCTCCTCCGGTGTGGCCATCGCAGTCCAGGAGCTATGTCAGGAGGAGAAGGTCCAGTTCCAGTGCTGTCTCACGCACTCGAACGACACCACCGGCAGCGCGTGTGTCCGGTACTCGTTCCGTGAGATGTTCAACGCGTACATGACCGGACAGGCGCTCGCCCCCGTGGTTCGTGACGCCTACGGCGAGGACCTGAACTTCTACCAGCTGTACGCCGACTACACCTGGGGCCAGACCCAGCAGGCGTCGATGGAGCAGTTCTTCACCGACGTGGCGGGCTGGAGTCAGATCGACTCCGTCCCGACGCCGCTCGGGACGTCGGACTACTCCTCGTACCTGTCGGACGTCCCGGACGACGCCGACGTGCTGGTGCTGAACCACTACGGGCTGGACGCGGCGAACTCGCTCCCGCAGGCCATCGAGGCTGGGCTGGACGAGCGTCTCGAGATCATCGTCCCGCTGTACAACCGCCTGATGGCGCAGGCGGCGAGCGACTCCATCGAGGGCATCTTCGGGACGGCCGACTGGAACTGGAAGCTCGACGAGGAGTACACGCAGAGCTTCGTCGAGTCGTTCCAGGAGGAGTACGACCAGCCGCCGTCCTACGCGGCCCGGCTGGCGTACACCCAGACGATGCAGTACGCGGCGGCGGTCGAGCGTGCGGGGACGTTCTACCCGCCGGAGGTCATCCGCGAGATGGAGGACTACGAGTTCGACAACGCCGGGCTGGGTGGCGAGCTGATGCGTGGCTCGGACCACCAGGCGTTCCGTGACGTGCTGGTCGTGCAGGGGAAGGCCCCGGGCGACCGTGACTCCGAGTTCGACCTGCTGAACGTGGTCAACCAGACACCGCGCGACGACCTCGGCTACGGTCCGGACGAGGGACCGGCCGCCGAGTGTGAGCTGGGCGAGTACGGCGACGAGTAG
- the acs gene encoding acetate--CoA ligase: protein MSDSEDPEASATIEARLREQEYFRPPTKFVGQANATDPAIHDELDEFPDGFERYAELLDWDESWDQTFDGSNPPFFEWFVGGKLNASYNCVDRHLEERKNQTALLWEGTDGEQENITYQDLYRRVNEMAAALRAQGVEEDDVVTVHLPMVPALPITMLACARIGAPHSVVFAGFSAQALAERVDSAQSDYIVTIDGYYRRGDFLEHIEKTDDALKQTDRDPTVLQWNRHDEAKADVDDDYVEVDSLLEEHALETVEPVSRDAEDPLFLMYTSGTTGKPKGCQHRTGGYLAYAAATSKNVLDIKPEDTYWCAADIGWITGHSYIVYGPLALGTTSVMYEDTPDHPHKGRIWEIAEKYDVDIFHTSPTAVRMFMKWGEEYPESYDFDFRHMTTVGEPIQPEAWLWYYKHIGDEDAVIVDTWWQTETGGHLITNLPALDDMKPGSAGKPAPGIKPALVDDQGEKLPEASGQAGNLIIERPWPSMLQTVYGNDERFISTYWEDFSDTDSDDWTDWNYKAGDGAVQAQDGYWRILGRLDDVMNVAGHRLGTMELESAVSEVEAVAEAAVAPRKDAEKGEVPDVYVILREGVERSDAVKADIVGAVEEEIGKFARPANVIFVDELPKTRSGKIMRRLLEEISNGEELGDTTTLRDPSVPEQIREQIHGD, encoded by the coding sequence ATGTCCGACTCAGAGGATCCCGAGGCGTCTGCCACCATCGAGGCACGGCTCAGGGAACAGGAGTACTTCCGGCCACCCACGAAGTTCGTCGGTCAGGCCAACGCGACGGACCCGGCCATCCACGACGAGCTGGACGAGTTCCCCGACGGATTCGAGCGCTACGCCGAACTGCTCGACTGGGACGAGTCGTGGGACCAGACGTTCGACGGCTCGAACCCGCCGTTCTTCGAGTGGTTCGTCGGTGGTAAGCTCAACGCGTCGTACAACTGCGTCGACCGGCACCTGGAGGAGCGCAAGAACCAGACGGCGCTGCTCTGGGAGGGGACCGACGGTGAGCAGGAGAACATCACCTATCAGGACCTCTACCGCCGGGTCAACGAGATGGCCGCCGCACTCCGCGCGCAGGGTGTCGAGGAGGACGACGTGGTCACCGTCCACCTCCCGATGGTGCCCGCGCTGCCCATCACGATGCTCGCGTGTGCCCGCATCGGTGCGCCCCATTCGGTCGTCTTCGCCGGGTTCTCCGCGCAGGCGCTCGCCGAGCGCGTCGACTCGGCGCAGTCCGACTACATCGTCACCATCGACGGCTACTACCGCCGCGGCGACTTCCTCGAACACATCGAGAAGACCGACGACGCGCTGAAACAGACCGACCGCGACCCGACGGTCCTCCAGTGGAACCGGCACGACGAAGCGAAGGCCGACGTCGACGACGACTACGTCGAGGTCGACTCGCTGCTGGAGGAGCACGCCCTCGAGACGGTCGAACCAGTCTCGCGCGACGCCGAGGACCCGCTGTTCCTGATGTACACCTCGGGGACCACGGGCAAGCCGAAGGGGTGCCAGCACCGGACCGGTGGCTACCTCGCGTACGCGGCCGCGACGTCGAAGAACGTGCTCGACATCAAGCCCGAGGACACATACTGGTGTGCCGCGGACATCGGCTGGATCACGGGGCACTCCTACATCGTCTACGGCCCGCTCGCGCTCGGTACCACCTCGGTGATGTACGAGGACACGCCGGACCACCCGCACAAGGGCCGCATCTGGGAGATCGCCGAGAAGTACGACGTGGACATCTTCCACACCTCCCCCACCGCGGTGCGGATGTTCATGAAGTGGGGCGAGGAGTACCCCGAGAGCTACGACTTCGACTTCCGGCACATGACGACGGTGGGCGAACCCATCCAGCCGGAGGCGTGGCTCTGGTACTACAAGCACATCGGGGACGAGGACGCCGTCATCGTCGACACCTGGTGGCAGACCGAGACCGGGGGCCACCTCATCACGAACCTGCCCGCGCTGGACGACATGAAGCCCGGTAGCGCCGGCAAGCCCGCCCCCGGCATCAAGCCCGCGCTCGTCGACGACCAGGGCGAGAAGCTCCCCGAGGCCAGCGGGCAGGCGGGGAACCTCATCATCGAGCGGCCGTGGCCGTCGATGCTCCAGACGGTGTACGGCAACGACGAGCGGTTCATCTCCACGTACTGGGAGGACTTCTCCGACACCGACTCGGACGACTGGACCGACTGGAACTACAAGGCCGGCGACGGTGCCGTCCAGGCCCAGGACGGCTACTGGCGCATCCTCGGGCGGCTCGACGACGTGATGAACGTCGCCGGACACCGCCTCGGGACGATGGAACTCGAGTCCGCCGTGAGCGAGGTGGAGGCTGTCGCGGAGGCGGCCGTCGCGCCCCGCAAGGATGCCGAGAAGGGCGAGGTGCCGGACGTCTACGTCATCCTCCGCGAGGGTGTCGAGCGGAGCGACGCCGTGAAGGCGGACATCGTCGGCGCCGTCGAGGAGGAGATCGGGAAGTTCGCGCGGCCCGCGAACGTCATCTTCGTCGACGAACTCCCGAAGACGCGCTCGGGGAAGATCATGCGCCGCCTGCTCGAGGAGATATCCAACGGCGAGGAACTCGGGGACACGACGACGCTGCGGGACCCCTCCGTGCCCGAGCAGATTCGCGAGCAGATCCACGGCGACTGA
- a CDS encoding bacterio-opsin activator domain-containing protein → MSETESDVGRSPLEGRYSRLLRATRTYRERLVVRLAGEAGLRPAEMSSLMPADVTARIAEGRVHYLLTVRDESGDTVRTAYLPPDLERELSRYAASNGVDESEPLFDVTPRRLQMLVGEVADSAADAGDECLRSVSSADLRRRYGRWLLERGVDPAVVMAVGGWRRLDALAPDGDPDGAAVAAAFARATEGGDDRFRAAFDRLEHPVALLDGGGAVVHANPRFEALVGDRESTGLDVRRLVWPADATWADLWETALASETWVGEATVGEETESTAGRLTLTALAERDGASDGFLLTVHPETSTGDGAELARLRAVQDAAAGVHEALDDVSTESAIFRVTCETLAAAGPIEFAWVSRSETDGPGELVASSGIGTEAAQRLRHHPETTDADAPAVPDAVRCSAVDRDGESRCWLVRVPLHHEGGSTGVLVVGTPVSPSPAERAALENLGGRVSSAVAAVEWKRLLLADELLELEFRSDDHDSLFVAGSAELDCSFTVAGLVPLDEDSLLFYVTVSGAPPDEVLAFTREAAAGARLVADHREESVLEVTVDEASLAGNVVEYGANVRELVAEDGHARMRCEVAPCADVRAIAEHVADGSPSANLVAKREAEPSVRTPTEFQRSLDGKLTDRQRSVLQAAYHAGYFDWPRGSTAEDLADSIGVSSPTLHNHLRRGQRKLLATFFDDAE, encoded by the coding sequence ATGTCGGAGACGGAGTCGGACGTCGGCCGGTCGCCGCTCGAGGGCCGGTACAGCCGACTCCTCCGCGCGACCCGAACCTACCGGGAGCGGTTGGTGGTCCGCCTCGCGGGTGAGGCGGGGTTGCGCCCCGCCGAGATGAGTAGTCTCATGCCCGCCGATGTCACCGCTCGAATCGCCGAGGGACGGGTCCACTACCTGCTGACGGTCCGCGACGAGTCGGGCGACACCGTCCGGACGGCCTACCTCCCGCCGGACCTGGAGCGTGAACTCTCGCGCTACGCGGCCAGCAACGGCGTCGACGAGTCGGAGCCCCTGTTCGACGTGACCCCGCGACGCCTCCAGATGCTCGTCGGCGAGGTGGCCGACAGCGCGGCCGACGCGGGCGACGAGTGCCTGCGATCGGTCTCCAGCGCGGACCTGCGCCGGCGATACGGCCGGTGGCTGCTGGAACGCGGCGTCGACCCCGCCGTGGTGATGGCCGTCGGTGGGTGGCGTCGACTCGACGCGCTCGCACCCGACGGCGACCCCGACGGTGCGGCCGTCGCGGCGGCGTTCGCGCGTGCCACGGAGGGCGGCGACGACCGCTTCCGTGCCGCGTTCGACCGCCTCGAACACCCGGTCGCGTTGCTGGACGGCGGGGGGGCCGTGGTGCACGCCAATCCCCGGTTCGAGGCACTCGTGGGCGACCGAGAGTCCACCGGGCTCGACGTCCGGCGGCTCGTCTGGCCGGCGGACGCGACGTGGGCCGACCTCTGGGAGACGGCACTCGCCAGCGAGACGTGGGTCGGCGAGGCGACGGTCGGCGAGGAGACGGAGTCGACCGCCGGTCGCCTGACGCTCACGGCACTCGCGGAGCGAGACGGCGCGAGTGACGGCTTCCTGCTGACGGTGCACCCGGAGACGAGTACGGGCGACGGCGCCGAACTGGCCCGGTTGCGCGCGGTCCAGGATGCGGCCGCGGGAGTCCACGAGGCGCTGGACGACGTCTCGACGGAGTCGGCCATCTTCCGCGTGACGTGTGAGACGCTCGCGGCGGCCGGACCCATCGAGTTCGCGTGGGTGAGCCGTTCCGAAACCGACGGCCCTGGAGAACTGGTCGCGTCGAGCGGAATCGGGACGGAGGCGGCCCAGCGGCTCCGCCACCACCCCGAAACGACCGACGCCGACGCGCCGGCAGTCCCGGACGCGGTTCGGTGTTCGGCGGTCGACCGGGACGGCGAGAGTCGGTGCTGGCTCGTCCGGGTGCCCCTGCACCACGAGGGCGGCTCGACGGGGGTGCTCGTCGTCGGGACGCCCGTCTCCCCCTCGCCGGCCGAGCGGGCCGCCCTCGAGAACCTCGGCGGCCGGGTGTCGAGCGCCGTCGCGGCCGTCGAGTGGAAACGCCTGTTGCTGGCGGACGAACTGCTCGAGCTCGAGTTCCGATCCGACGACCACGACTCGCTGTTCGTCGCCGGGTCTGCCGAACTCGACTGCTCGTTCACCGTCGCCGGGCTCGTCCCGCTGGACGAGGACTCGCTGTTGTTCTACGTCACCGTCAGCGGGGCACCGCCGGACGAGGTGCTGGCGTTCACCCGCGAGGCGGCGGCCGGGGCGCGGCTGGTGGCCGACCACCGCGAGGAGAGCGTCCTCGAGGTGACGGTCGACGAGGCGTCGCTCGCCGGGAACGTCGTCGAGTACGGCGCGAACGTCCGCGAACTCGTCGCGGAGGACGGACACGCCCGGATGCGTTGCGAGGTGGCCCCCTGCGCCGACGTCCGAGCCATCGCGGAACACGTCGCCGACGGGTCGCCGTCGGCAAATCTCGTCGCCAAGCGTGAGGCGGAACCCTCGGTGCGGACGCCGACGGAGTTCCAGCGCTCGCTCGACGGCAAGCTCACGGACCGCCAGCGCTCCGTGTTGCAGGCGGCGTACCACGCGGGCTACTTCGACTGGCCTCGTGGGTCGACGGCCGAGGACCTCGCGGACTCCATCGGCGTCTCCTCGCCCACGCTCCACAACCACCTCCGTCGCGGACAGCGGAAACTGCTGGCCACGTTCTTCGACGACGCGGAGTGA